TCAAATCAAAATATTTATACAAACATATTGCTGTAACATTCTTTATTTCTGCATTTTTATCTTTTCAGTTTACGTTTATCCTTTTTTCTCTGATAATTTCAGCCTTACATTTTTTACTTGACGGAATTAAAAAATATGTATTGAATATAAAGTGTATAAGAAAATATTTGTTCTTTTTTGACCAAATATTGCATCTGTCAATAATTATTCTTGTTATATTGCTTTTTGATAAATTTTGTGATTATAGTTTTATTATAGAAATTCCGGAATTAAGATATTTACTTTATATTCTTGCCTGTATTTTAATTTTAAAACCTACAAATATTTTAATCAGAGAAATATTTAAGTTCTATGAAATCAAACTTGATAAATTAGAAACAGAGAAAGACGAACTTCCTAATGCAGGAAAATTAATAGGAATTACAGAAAGAATACTGACGCTTACGCTTATTATACTTGGGCAATATGCAGCAATCGGTTTTATTATGGCTGCAAAATCAATATTAAGATTTAAAGAAACACAAACACAGAAAGCAGAATATGTATTAATCGGAACAATGTTAAGTTTTGGTACAGCAATAATGATTGGGGTATTTTTGAAAATAATAATATAAGCTAAATTGTTACATTGTTTAATTGCTGCATTGTTGATATTTAGCAATTTAACAATGAAGCAATGCAACAATGTAACAATGCAGTAAATAAAACAATGCAAAAATATGATACAATTCATTTTAAATAACAAGTTGGTTAAAACAAATAAATCAGCAAGTTCAATCTTGTTGGATTTTATTCGTTATGATCAACATTTAAAAGGAACAAAAGCCGGATGCAGGGAAGGGGATTGCGGAGCTTGCACCGTATTAGTCGGCTCTTTGAAAGACGAGAAAGTGCATTATCAAAGTATGGCTTCTTGTCTTACTCCTCTTGGAAATGTGCTTGCTAAGCATGTTGTAACTGTTGAAGGTTTGAATCCTGATGATCTTACTCCGATACAAGCAGCATTGGATGAACATGCAGGAACCCAATGCGGATTTTGTACACCGGGTTTTGTGGTATCATTAACAGGTCATGCTTTATCAGAGCATGAAAATACTGTTAAATCTGCCGTAAATACTGTTTCCGGAAATATTTGTCGTTGTACGGGATATAAATCTATTGAAAGAGCCATCATTGATATTGTTGATAATTTGAAAGATAAACCGGAAGCATTATCTTTGGATTGGTTAATTAAGCAAAAATATTTGCCTGAATACTTTAAAGATATACCAAGTCGTCTTAATGGACTTAAAATTGAAGATCAACCAAAGGGATCGAAAATAATCGGTGGCGGTACAGACTTATATGTTCAAAAACCGGATGAAACATCTGACAGTGATGCCTCGTTTTATTTGAACAAGGCTGAATTTAAAGATATTAAGGAAATAGACGGATATATCACAGTCGGAGCATCGGTTACGGTTAATGAAATGATGTATTCCGAAATTTTTAATAAGTATTTTCCGAAGATTAAACAATGGTTCAAACTAATATCTTCTGAACAGATCAGAAATGTAGGAACCATAGCAGGCAATTTTGTAAATGCTTCTCCGATTGGTGATTTGAGCATCTTTTTTTTAGCATTAAATGCTGAACTGTTTATAAAAAATTCAAAAGGTAAAGAACGGAAAACTGCTTTAAAAGATTTTTTCAAAGCCTATAAAATTTTAGATTTAAGAGAAGGTGAAATTATTGAGAAGTTGCAATTTAAGATTCCGAAAGATAATTTTAAATTTAATTTTGAAAAGGTTTCAAAAAGAACTTTTTTGGACATTGCAAGTGTGAATACTGCTGTTTCATATTCTTTGGCAAAAAATATAATTGAAGACATTCACATATCGGGTGGCGGATTGGCACCAATTCCCAAATACTTTGATAAAACTTGTGAATTTTTAATTGGTAAAGAGCTTAACCAAGAAAATCTCCAAAAAGCAAGCAATGTTTTGCTTTCAGAAGTCAGCCCTATAAGCGATATAAGAGGAAGCAAAGATTATAAGAGTTTGCTGTTAAAGCAGTTGTTTTTTGTTCATTTTGAGGAATGAAAACATGATATTTTTGGATTGTAATCCAAAAATATTATGTTTATTTTGGATTGTAATCCAAAAAGTTGTATGTTTGCTGTATGATTAAACGAAAATTAACTGATAAATTAAAAGAACACTTTTTTAAAAAAAAGGCAATAATTCTTATCGGTCCCAGGCAAGTAGGGAAAACGACACTTTTTAAAAGCATTGTTGAGGAAATAAATATGTCGTATGTTTGGTTTACCGGTGATGAACCGAATGTTCCGAATATTTTTAATAATATTACATCAGGAGAACTAATTCATTTGTTCGGTAAGAATAAGATAGTAGTTATTGATGAGGCACAGCAAATAAATAATATTGGTTCAATAATTAAGCTGATTGTAGATAATATTAAAGATATTCAAATTATCATAACCGGTTCATCTTCATTCGAATTAGCAAATAAATTAAATGAGCCTCTTACAGGGAGAAAGTACGAATACTTGCTGTATCCTGTTTCTTTTGGAGAATTAGTTGAAGAAAATGGTTTAATAAAAGAAATTCAAAAATTAAACACTCGTCTTATTTACGGTTCTTATCCTGAAATTGTTACAGATTTAAAGAATGCGGAAGAAAATCTTATTTGGTTGAGTGACAGCTATCTTTACAAAGATATTTTGAAACTTGAGAACATTAAAAAAACAAGTTTATTAATTAAACTCTTGCAAGCATTAGCTTGGAAAGTAGGTAGTGAAGTGTCTTATAATGAGTTAGCAAAAACAACAAGTTCTGACCCTAAAACTGTTGAGAAATATATTGATTTGCTTGAAAAGTCTTTTGTTATCTTTCGCTTAAATGCTTTGAGCAGAAATTTACGGAATGAAATTAAAAAGTCAAGAAAAATATACTTTTATGATAACGGAATAAGAAATGCTGTTATTGGAAATTTTAATCCTGTTAGTAACAGAAATGATATAGGTCAACTTTGGGAAAATTATTTAATAAGTGAAAGGTTTAAATTCTTGGAATATAACAAAATAAGAACAAATGTATTTTTTTGGAGAACTACACAGCAACAAGAAATTGATTATATTGAAGAAAGAGCCGGTTATTTTTATGCTTATGAATTTAAGTTTAATCCAAATAAAAAGGCTCGTTTGTCAAAAACATTTCAAAATGCTTATCCGCAACATAAATTTGAACTGATTAACAGAGAAAATTATCATAAATTTTTAGGATATTAAATTTGCAAGTCATCGTATGAATAGCTTGATTAACAGCAAGATAAACTATGTTTTATTTTGCTTTTATTTAATCATTCATACGATGACTATCAATAGGTTAATTGAACACTTGCAGATTTAAGGTAATATAAAAATGCTCCGAAAACAGCAAAACAATTTCGGAGCATTTAACTTTATTACTTTTCACTTTACAACTTTTAACTTTTTTTCGCATTTTTAAAAGCACTCAATCCTGCATATACCGCATCTTTACCCAACTCATTTTCAATTCTGATAAGTTGATTAAATTTAGCAATCCGCTCACTTCTTGAACACGAACCGGTTTTAATCTTTCCGGCAGCAACAGCAACAACAAGATCCGCTATAGTAGTATCTTCAGTTTCTCCTGACCGGTGTGAAACAAAACAATTGAAATTGTTTTTACCTGCCAGTTCTATAGTTTCCAAAGTTTCTGTAACAGAACCGATTTGATTAACTTTGATCAAGATAGAGTTTGCAGCTTTTTTATCAATGGCTTCTTGAAGAATAGCTTTGTTCGTACAAAGCAGATCATCACCAACCAGTTCAATTTTATCACCTAATTCTTTGACTAAATTTTGCCAACCTTCCCAATCGTTTTCGTCCAAACCGTCTTCTAATGAGATAATCGGATACTTTTCACACCACTCTTTCCATAGAGCAATCATCTCATCTGAAGTTTTTGTTGACTTATCAGATTTAAAGAAGACATATTTTCCGTCTCTGAACATTTCACTGGTTGCAGGGTCAAGAGCAATAGAAATATCATCTCCGGGTTTATATCCTGCTTTTACTATAGCTTCCATAATAATTTCCATGGCTTCTTCATTGGATTTTAATTCGGGAGCATAGCCGCCTTCATCTCCTACACCTGTGCTGTAACCTTTTTCTTTAAGGATTTTTCCTAAGGTATGAAATGTTTCAGCACCCATTCTGATAGCTGTTTTAAAATCAGGAGCATTGTGAGGTACAATCATAAACTCTTGGAAATCAACATTATTTCCGGCATGTGAACCGCCGTTAATAACATTCAGACTGGGGCAAGGTAATATATGTGCATTAACACCACCCAAATATCTGTATAAAGGCACATCAAGTTCATTAGCCGCTGTATGTGCAACTGCCATTGATACTCCAAGGATTGCATTTGCTCCTAACTTTGCTTTATTTGGGGTGCCGTCTAATTCAATCATAGTTCTGTCAATCAATCTTTGCTTTGTAACATCCATTCCGATTATTGCAGGAGCAATGATAGTATTAACATTTTCAACAGCTTTTAATACGCCTTTTCCTCCGTAACGAGATTTATCTCCGTCTCTTAATTCTACTGCTTCTTTCTCACCGGTTGATGCGCCCGAAGGAACAATTGCTCTGCCTTTTAATCCGTATTCAGTTGTAATTTCAACTTCAACGGTAGGATTTCCTCTTGAATCCAAAATTTCAGCAGCTCTTATTTCTTGTATTTTCATAATATTATACTTTAATGTTTCTAAATTTTTAAAATCGGATGCCGAAAATACAAAAAAACAAATTGAATATTGAATTTTGATAATAAATTATTAATTTATCTGTTAAATTCTTATCTTTATTGTTTATTTTAGATTAAAAATATAAAGACAAGTTGTGTAAATGTGTAAAATTAAATCATATATAATATTGTTATTATTTTTTATCAGCATAACTGTAAAAGCCCAAAATGATAAAGTTGACAGTCTTAAGATTAAATACAATACTACTGTTGAAGATACTTTAAAAGCTTTGATTTTAATTGATATCGGAAAGGTTTATGAGAATAATTATGAAATTGACAGTTCAATTATTTATTATGAAAAAGCTTTGAATTTATCCGTAGATATTATTTTTAAAAGAGGAATTGCAGATGCAAACAACAATCTTGGACATGCTTATAATCAGCTTTCGTATTATGAACTGTCAGTTAATTATTACACAGATGCTTTAAAAGTTTATGAAAAATCAGGTGATATTGAAAATAAAGTAAGTTGTTTAACCGGTATTGGAAATGTTTATACTGTAAAAGCACAATACGGAAAGGCAATGGATTATTATTTACGTGCATTGAAGATAAGTAAAGAGAATAACTTTGATATTCATACTCTCTATTTATATAATAATATTGGTTCTGTGTACAACAGTATAAATGATAATGAAAAAGCAAAACTTTATTATGAACAATCTTTTTATTTAAGTAAAAAATTAAAAAATGAAATAGGAAAATCTCTTTATTATACTAATTACGGGTTAATTCTTTTAGATGAAAAAAAATACGATGAAGCTTTAGTAAATTTTAATAAATCACTTGCAATTGATAAAAAACAGAATGATCCGTTCGATATAGCTATTTGTCTTGAAAATATTGCGGATGTCTATGTTATACTTAATAAGTTTGAAATTGCTGAAGATTATTATAAACGAGCGTATGAAGAAAATGAAAAAATACCGAATTTACACGGTAGCTCATCAATATTAATCGGTCTTGGAGACGTTTATTTAACTCAAAATAAATATAAAGAGGCAATTAAAATTTACAACAGTGCTGTTCAAAAATCAATAAGCATAGGAGCGCTTGAATTATCAGTTAAAGCATATAAAAAACTTACTGAATGTTATTTTTCAATAAATGATTTCAAAAATTCACTTTTATATCATAAGTTGTATAAAGAAACAAGTGATTCAGTGTATGAAGAATGTAATAATAGAAAAATAGCAGAATTAGAAGCTAAAAATAAAAAAGATAAAGTTGAAAGAGCAAATAAGTTACTCAAGCAAAAACAAATAATAAGCGAACAAAATTTAAACAGAGCTAAAATTTTTAGAAACTCTATATTAGTTGTATTAGTATTATTCATTGGGTTTGTTATTTTTTTAATTTGGTTTAGCATTAAATTGAGAAAATCAAATTTTGCTTTGAAAAAAAGTAATAAAGAGATAAGAGAGCAAAAAGAAGTTACTGAAAAAATTAAAACCGAACTGCAAATACAAGAAGCGCATTTGCAATCTTTTATGAAAAACACTAATGATTTTGTAATTTATAGAATAAAAGTAAATAAAAATGATCAAACATTCGGGGAAGTAGTTTTTTACAGTTCTTCAATAAAGAAAATTCTTGGAGTTAAAAATCCGGATGATTTTGAAAGCTGGTTCAAAAATATTCATAAAGACGATTTATTAAGAGTTCAAAGAGCAAATATAATTTCAGGAAATACAGGTAAAATATTTAATGAAACGTTTAAAACTTATCATGTTGACCGAAATGAATGGATATGGGTAAATGCTGTATCAAGTCCTGTGTTTGAATCTGACGGAACTTTTAATTATTTCAACGGAATTATAATTGATATAACTAAACAAAAAAAGCTTGAGCAAAATCTTAAAGAAAGCGAAGAAAAATACAGATATTTAGTTGAAAATATTAGCATTGGTGTATGTGTCTGCAATTATAATGAAGATATTATTTATGCTAACGGAGCAACTGAAATTATTTTCGGTGTTAAAAAAAACAGATTAGTCGGGAGGAATTTGAAAGAATTTATGAGTGAAGATGATTATAATTTAATAAAAGCGAAATCAAAAGGGAGAAGAAAAGGGAAAAAAGATAACTATGATGTTGAGATAATTATAAGTGCCGGAATGAAAAGATTAATTAACGTAAGAGCTATTCCGAATATTCAAGAAAATGAAAATGTTGGAACAATTGGAATCTTGAGAGATATTACTGAAGAAAAAGCATCAATAGAAGCATTAAGAAAAAGTGAAGAAAATTACAGAAGCCTGTTTGATAACAGCCCTGTATCATTATGGGAAGAAGATTATTATGAAATTAAGAAATTATTGAACAAAAAAAGAAAAGAAGGTATAGTCGATTTCAATACTTTTTTGGAAAATAATCCCGATTTTGTTGATTTATGCAATTCTAAATATAAAGTATCAAATATTAATAAAGAAACATTAAAACTTCTTAAAGTTGATTCTAAAGAATTTATTTATAACGAACCTGATAAATTTTTCTCCGGTGAGTCGTTTAATCTTTTTAGAGAAATATTAGTTGCTTTTGCAGAAGATGAAAGGAATTTTGTTGGTGAAACGGTACTGCATGACATAACCGGAGATAAAATAAATATTCTTCTCAAAATATTTGTATTTGATAATTACAGAAAAGTAATTGTCTCAATGACAGATATAACCTACAGGAAAATATTTGAATCTCAATTGATTGAAGCAAAAAAGCAAGCAGATGAAGCTAACCGATTAAAAAGTGAGTTTCTCGCAAATATGTCACATGAGATAAGAACTCCTATGAATGCAATTATCGGATTTTCAGATATATTACAAAACAGATTAAAAGATCCTGAACATTTATCTTTTTTAAATAAAATTATTATCAGCGGTAATAATCTGTTGTATCTTATTAACGATATTTTAGACCTTTCAAAGATAGAAGCCGGTAAAATGACCATAGAAAAAGAACCGACTGATTTAAGAGATGTGATCAAAGGGATTACTGAAATATTTTCAGAAAAGACTCAATCGAAGAATTTAGAATTATTGACCGTAATTGATGATAAATTACCGGTGAAAATATTTATAGATTCTGTTCGTATAAGACAAGTCCTGTTGAATTTAGTAGGTAACGGATTGAAGTTTACAAATAAAGGCAGTGTTACTGTCAAAATTGAGGCAGAAAATGTGTCGGATCAATTTATTGATCTTAACATTAGTGTAATTGATACCGGTATCGGAATTCCTGAATTTCAAAATGATACAATTTTTGAAAGCTTCAGGCAAGTTGAAGGACAAGATACAAAAGTATTCGGAGGTACCGGATTAGGTTTGTCAATTACAAAAAATCTTGTTGAGATGATGGACGGAACAATTTCTGTAAGCAGTGAGGTTGATATAGGTTCTGAATTTAAAATAATAATTAAAAATGTGGAAATTGTTAAAAGCATTAATCATATAATTAAGAAAGATCAAAAAGATGATATAAATATACCTGATATTAAAATTCTTTATGCTGATGATGTTGATATAAACAGAGAAGTTGTTAAAATGCTACTTTCTGATGAAAAAATTGAATTTTTTGAAGCTAAAGACGGAGAAGAGGTTTTGGAAATGACTAAAATTGTTCAACCCGATTTAATCTTAATGGACATCAGAATGCCGAAGATAAACGGTTATGAAGCCGCCAAAATTTTAAAAAACAATAAAGCATTCAGTTCAATTCCTATTATTGCTTTAACGGCACATGCTGTTAAACCTGAAATTAGAAAATATGGAGATGTTTTTGATGATTATCTCATAAAGCCCATAATTAAGAGCAAATTATTAGAATCAATATATAAATTTTTCAAAAATATTGATGCTAAATAATTGAAAAATAACAAGTTAGAATGTGATAGTTATTTCATTACAAACACTAAAAACCTTAAGCACTAATTTTTATTATGAAGAATATACCACTCATTTTTATTCAAATATTTTTTGTTTTTGGCACTCTTAACGCCCAAATGACACAAATTTTCAGAGATGACTTTAATGATAATTCAAATAATTGGAATGTAAAAG
This genomic window from Bacteroidales bacterium contains:
- a CDS encoding tetratricopeptide repeat protein; its protein translation is MCKIKSYIILLLFFISITVKAQNDKVDSLKIKYNTTVEDTLKALILIDIGKVYENNYEIDSSIIYYEKALNLSVDIIFKRGIADANNNLGHAYNQLSYYELSVNYYTDALKVYEKSGDIENKVSCLTGIGNVYTVKAQYGKAMDYYLRALKISKENNFDIHTLYLYNNIGSVYNSINDNEKAKLYYEQSFYLSKKLKNEIGKSLYYTNYGLILLDEKKYDEALVNFNKSLAIDKKQNDPFDIAICLENIADVYVILNKFEIAEDYYKRAYEENEKIPNLHGSSSILIGLGDVYLTQNKYKEAIKIYNSAVQKSISIGALELSVKAYKKLTECYFSINDFKNSLLYHKLYKETSDSVYEECNNRKIAELEAKNKKDKVERANKLLKQKQIISEQNLNRAKIFRNSILVVLVLFIGFVIFLIWFSIKLRKSNFALKKSNKEIREQKEVTEKIKTELQIQEAHLQSFMKNTNDFVIYRIKVNKNDQTFGEVVFYSSSIKKILGVKNPDDFESWFKNIHKDDLLRVQRANIISGNTGKIFNETFKTYHVDRNEWIWVNAVSSPVFESDGTFNYFNGIIIDITKQKKLEQNLKESEEKYRYLVENISIGVCVCNYNEDIIYANGATEIIFGVKKNRLVGRNLKEFMSEDDYNLIKAKSKGRRKGKKDNYDVEIIISAGMKRLINVRAIPNIQENENVGTIGILRDITEEKASIEALRKSEENYRSLFDNSPVSLWEEDYYEIKKLLNKKRKEGIVDFNTFLENNPDFVDLCNSKYKVSNINKETLKLLKVDSKEFIYNEPDKFFSGESFNLFREILVAFAEDERNFVGETVLHDITGDKINILLKIFVFDNYRKVIVSMTDITYRKIFESQLIEAKKQADEANRLKSEFLANMSHEIRTPMNAIIGFSDILQNRLKDPEHLSFLNKIIISGNNLLYLINDILDLSKIEAGKMTIEKEPTDLRDVIKGITEIFSEKTQSKNLELLTVIDDKLPVKIFIDSVRIRQVLLNLVGNGLKFTNKGSVTVKIEAENVSDQFIDLNISVIDTGIGIPEFQNDTIFESFRQVEGQDTKVFGGTGLGLSITKNLVEMMDGTISVSSEVDIGSEFKIIIKNVEIVKSINHIIKKDQKDDINIPDIKILYADDVDINREVVKMLLSDEKIEFFEAKDGEEVLEMTKIVQPDLILMDIRMPKINGYEAAKILKNNKAFSSIPIIALTAHAVKPEIRKYGDVFDDYLIKPIIKSKLLESIYKFFKNIDAK
- a CDS encoding DUF3307 domain-containing protein, coding for MDLYKLLVLQLTAHFLSDYIFQSQNCSDEKENGSFKSKYLYKHIAVTFFISAFLSFQFTFILFSLIISALHFLLDGIKKYVLNIKCIRKYLFFFDQILHLSIIILVILLFDKFCDYSFIIEIPELRYLLYILACILILKPTNILIREIFKFYEIKLDKLETEKDELPNAGKLIGITERILTLTLIILGQYAAIGFIMAAKSILRFKETQTQKAEYVLIGTMLSFGTAIMIGVFLKIII
- a CDS encoding ATP-binding protein: MIKRKLTDKLKEHFFKKKAIILIGPRQVGKTTLFKSIVEEINMSYVWFTGDEPNVPNIFNNITSGELIHLFGKNKIVVIDEAQQINNIGSIIKLIVDNIKDIQIIITGSSSFELANKLNEPLTGRKYEYLLYPVSFGELVEENGLIKEIQKLNTRLIYGSYPEIVTDLKNAEENLIWLSDSYLYKDILKLENIKKTSLLIKLLQALAWKVGSEVSYNELAKTTSSDPKTVEKYIDLLEKSFVIFRLNALSRNLRNEIKKSRKIYFYDNGIRNAVIGNFNPVSNRNDIGQLWENYLISERFKFLEYNKIRTNVFFWRTTQQQEIDYIEERAGYFYAYEFKFNPNKKARLSKTFQNAYPQHKFELINRENYHKFLGY
- a CDS encoding FAD binding domain-containing protein, with product MIQFILNNKLVKTNKSASSILLDFIRYDQHLKGTKAGCREGDCGACTVLVGSLKDEKVHYQSMASCLTPLGNVLAKHVVTVEGLNPDDLTPIQAALDEHAGTQCGFCTPGFVVSLTGHALSEHENTVKSAVNTVSGNICRCTGYKSIERAIIDIVDNLKDKPEALSLDWLIKQKYLPEYFKDIPSRLNGLKIEDQPKGSKIIGGGTDLYVQKPDETSDSDASFYLNKAEFKDIKEIDGYITVGASVTVNEMMYSEIFNKYFPKIKQWFKLISSEQIRNVGTIAGNFVNASPIGDLSIFFLALNAELFIKNSKGKERKTALKDFFKAYKILDLREGEIIEKLQFKIPKDNFKFNFEKVSKRTFLDIASVNTAVSYSLAKNIIEDIHISGGGLAPIPKYFDKTCEFLIGKELNQENLQKASNVLLSEVSPISDIRGSKDYKSLLLKQLFFVHFEE
- the eno gene encoding phosphopyruvate hydratase — translated: MMKIQEIRAAEILDSRGNPTVEVEITTEYGLKGRAIVPSGASTGEKEAVELRDGDKSRYGGKGVLKAVENVNTIIAPAIIGMDVTKQRLIDRTMIELDGTPNKAKLGANAILGVSMAVAHTAANELDVPLYRYLGGVNAHILPCPSLNVINGGSHAGNNVDFQEFMIVPHNAPDFKTAIRMGAETFHTLGKILKEKGYSTGVGDEGGYAPELKSNEEAMEIIMEAIVKAGYKPGDDISIALDPATSEMFRDGKYVFFKSDKSTKTSDEMIALWKEWCEKYPIISLEDGLDENDWEGWQNLVKELGDKIELVGDDLLCTNKAILQEAIDKKAANSILIKVNQIGSVTETLETIELAGKNNFNCFVSHRSGETEDTTIADLVVAVAAGKIKTGSCSRSERIAKFNQLIRIENELGKDAVYAGLSAFKNAKKS